One Armatimonadota bacterium DNA window includes the following coding sequences:
- a CDS encoding ABC transporter permease: MAQAVVPAVPRTRAAGTLARVATYAGTRLLALFLTVVAGVYLTILVANMGGYVDRIKRAEIREQVSLQVLLDPQMRMRPPEERQRLVEQLVRLEEQRLGLDRPFLVRSVTFLREALLLRLGFAEHTTSDTGSRLVRNIILDRLPPTLLLFVTAQVLLFVTSVVAALSLSRRYGSRADRLIIALAPTSAAPAWFYGIFLILIFAALLRVLPFGGMVDAPPPEHPVRYALSVLKHMILPTAALWASTIFLAVYSWRTFFLIFSSEDYVEMAQAKGLPPAMIERRYILRPTLPTIITSFALGLIGAWTGAIVLETVFTWPGLGRALYQAIGAFDTPVIVGVTIIYAYLLALTVFVLDIVYAVVDPRVKVGGEERR; encoded by the coding sequence ATGGCCCAGGCCGTCGTTCCCGCGGTCCCCAGGACGAGGGCGGCCGGCACCCTGGCGCGGGTGGCCACCTATGCGGGCACCCGCCTGCTGGCCCTGTTCCTGACGGTGGTGGCCGGCGTCTACCTGACGATCCTGGTGGCCAACATGGGCGGGTACGTGGACCGGATCAAGCGCGCCGAGATCCGCGAGCAGGTCTCCCTGCAGGTGCTGCTGGACCCCCAGATGCGGATGCGGCCTCCGGAAGAACGCCAGCGGCTTGTCGAGCAGCTGGTGCGGCTGGAGGAGCAGCGGCTGGGGCTGGACCGGCCGTTCCTGGTGCGCAGCGTGACCTTCCTGCGGGAGGCGCTGCTGCTGCGGCTGGGGTTCGCCGAGCACACCACCAGCGACACCGGCTCGCGCCTGGTCCGCAACATCATCCTGGACCGGCTGCCGCCGACCCTGCTGCTGTTCGTCACGGCCCAGGTCCTCCTGTTCGTCACGTCGGTCGTGGCGGCGCTGTCGCTGTCCCGCCGGTACGGCAGCCGGGCGGACCGGCTGATCATCGCCCTGGCGCCCACCTCGGCGGCCCCGGCGTGGTTTTACGGCATCTTCCTCATCCTCATCTTCGCCGCCCTGCTGCGGGTGCTGCCGTTCGGCGGCATGGTGGACGCCCCGCCACCCGAGCACCCGGTGCGCTACGCGCTCAGCGTGCTCAAGCACATGATCCTTCCCACCGCCGCCCTGTGGGCCAGCACCATCTTTCTGGCGGTGTACTCGTGGCGGACGTTCTTCCTCATCTTCAGCAGCGAAGACTACGTGGAGATGGCCCAGGCCAAGGGGCTGCCGCCCGCGATGATCGAGCGCCGGTACATCCTGCGCCCCACTCTGCCCACCATCATCACCAGCTTCGCCCTGGGCCTGATCGGCGCGTGGACCGGCGCCATCGTCCTGGAGACGGTGTTCACCTGGCCGGGGCTGGGCCGGGCCCTGTACCAGGCCATCGGGGCGTTTGACACCCCGGTCATCGTGGGGGTCACCATCATCTACGCCTACCTGCTGGCCCTGACCGTCTTTGTCCTGGACATCGTCTACGCGGTGGTGGACCCCCGGGTGAAGGTGGGCGGGGAGGAGCGGCGGTGA
- a CDS encoding ABC transporter substrate-binding protein, which yields MVVRTRRDAVPFLRALPAALAALVLVATLPAGTGAQARVGAWVDVVLAVEEPSDASAITRLEANDIQAWFSGTSNPEQRTRLERLRGLTSATSYGLYHELTLNPVGPVFPNTDRLNPFAVPRIREALNWLIDRRYIASEIMGGLGSPRYFPIATVFPDYARLADVARRLELAYAPNPERARAVITEEMQKLGATLVGGKWQFRGAPVTLTFLIRTEDERRRIGDYIAGLLEGLGFTVERRYGTSRDLAPLWIGGDPAEGRWHLYTGGWITTLISRDEADNFDFFYTRRGLTEPLWQAYKPDPEFDRIAEALAQRKFRSVEERRRMMATALELALKDSVRVWLVTRTSIWPRRAEVELVADLSAGYSGARLWPYTLRYRDRVGGTMKIALPSILTQPWNPVGGSNWIFDQALIRATQDWATIPDPYTGLFHPQRVERAEVTVRQGLPVTRTLDWVTLRFAPRIPVPPDAYIDWDARAQRWITVGEKHPQGLAANVKTVVYFERDLFRKVQWHDGSRLSLGDIMLGMILGFDRAKKESAIFDESVVPSFESFQETFRGFRIVSKDPLVAEYYTDTWQIDAELVASTAAEAFMPNYGFGPGAWHAVGLGIRAEAAGQAAFSRDKSTKRKVEHLNYVAGPTLAVLDRQLEAARAENYIPYAPTLGAVISPEEARQRYTFLTHWRTGRGHFWVGMGPFQIQRVSPVEKIVELRRFPRFPDPSTKWLRFGEPKIPVVSTSGPRSVKVGTEAAFEVRITFRDQPYPAAEIDEVKYLLFDARGQLAAQGAAQRAGDLWRVVLPAATTARLAPGSNRLEVVVVSKVVSIPAFSSLSFTTLP from the coding sequence ATGGTCGTTCGGACGCGCAGGGATGCCGTCCCGTTCCTCCGGGCCCTCCCGGCCGCGCTGGCGGCCCTGGTCCTGGTGGCCACCCTGCCGGCCGGGACCGGCGCCCAGGCCCGGGTGGGGGCGTGGGTGGACGTGGTCCTGGCGGTGGAGGAGCCCAGCGACGCCTCGGCCATCACCCGGCTGGAGGCCAACGACATCCAGGCGTGGTTTTCCGGCACCTCCAACCCCGAGCAGCGGACGCGCCTGGAGCGTCTGCGGGGGCTGACGTCGGCGACCTCCTACGGCCTCTACCACGAACTGACCCTCAACCCGGTGGGCCCGGTCTTTCCCAACACCGACAGGCTCAACCCGTTCGCCGTGCCCCGGATCCGGGAGGCGCTGAACTGGCTCATTGACCGCCGGTACATCGCCAGCGAGATCATGGGCGGTCTGGGCTCGCCCCGGTATTTCCCCATCGCCACCGTCTTCCCCGACTACGCCCGCCTGGCCGACGTCGCCCGGCGGCTGGAGCTGGCGTACGCGCCCAACCCCGAGCGCGCCCGCGCCGTCATCACCGAGGAGATGCAGAAGCTGGGCGCCACGCTGGTGGGCGGCAAGTGGCAGTTCCGGGGAGCGCCGGTGACCCTGACCTTCCTGATCCGCACCGAGGACGAGCGCCGCCGGATCGGCGACTACATCGCCGGGCTGCTGGAGGGCCTGGGGTTCACCGTGGAGCGCCGCTACGGGACCTCCCGGGACCTGGCGCCCCTGTGGATCGGCGGGGACCCCGCCGAGGGACGCTGGCACCTGTACACCGGCGGGTGGATCACCACCCTCATCAGCCGGGACGAGGCCGACAACTTCGACTTCTTCTACACCAGGCGCGGCCTGACCGAGCCCCTGTGGCAGGCCTACAAGCCCGACCCCGAGTTCGACCGCATCGCCGAGGCGCTGGCCCAGCGCAAGTTCCGCTCGGTGGAGGAGCGCCGGCGGATGATGGCCACGGCGCTGGAGCTGGCCCTGAAGGACTCGGTGCGGGTGTGGCTGGTCACCCGGACCTCCATCTGGCCGCGGCGGGCGGAGGTGGAGCTGGTGGCCGACCTGTCGGCGGGGTACTCGGGGGCGCGGCTGTGGCCGTACACCCTCCGCTACCGGGACCGGGTCGGCGGGACGATGAAGATCGCCCTCCCCAGCATCCTCACCCAGCCCTGGAACCCGGTGGGCGGGTCCAACTGGATCTTCGACCAGGCGCTGATCCGCGCCACCCAGGACTGGGCCACCATCCCCGACCCCTACACCGGCCTGTTCCACCCCCAGCGGGTGGAGCGGGCGGAGGTGACCGTCCGCCAGGGCCTGCCGGTCACCAGGACGCTGGACTGGGTGACCCTGCGGTTCGCGCCGCGGATCCCCGTACCCCCCGACGCCTACATCGACTGGGATGCCCGGGCCCAGCGGTGGATCACGGTGGGCGAGAAGCACCCCCAGGGCCTGGCGGCCAACGTGAAGACGGTCGTGTACTTCGAACGGGACCTGTTCCGCAAGGTCCAGTGGCACGACGGCAGCCGCCTGTCCCTCGGCGACATCATGCTGGGGATGATCCTGGGCTTTGACCGGGCCAAGAAGGAGAGCGCCATCTTCGACGAGTCGGTGGTGCCCTCGTTTGAGTCGTTCCAGGAGACCTTCCGCGGGTTCCGCATCGTCTCGAAGGACCCGCTGGTGGCCGAGTACTACACCGACACCTGGCAGATCGACGCCGAGCTGGTCGCCTCCACTGCCGCCGAGGCTTTCATGCCCAACTACGGCTTCGGCCCCGGCGCCTGGCATGCGGTGGGCCTGGGGATCCGGGCCGAGGCGGCCGGCCAGGCCGCGTTCAGCCGGGACAAGTCCACCAAGCGGAAGGTGGAGCACCTCAACTACGTGGCCGGGCCCACGCTGGCGGTCCTGGACCGGCAGCTGGAAGCCGCCCGGGCCGAAAACTACATTCCCTACGCGCCCACCCTGGGGGCGGTGATCAGCCCGGAGGAGGCCCGGCAGCGGTACACCTTCCTGACCCACTGGCGCACCGGCCGCGGCCACTTCTGGGTGGGGATGGGGCCGTTCCAGATCCAGCGGGTGTCCCCGGTGGAGAAGATCGTGGAGCTGCGGCGGTTCCCGCGCTTCCCCGACCCCTCCACCAAGTGGCTGCGTTTTGGCGAGCCCAAGATCCCGGTGGTGTCCACCAGCGGTCCGCGCTCGGTGAAGGTGGGCACCGAGGCGGCGTTTGAGGTGCGCATCACCTTCCGGGACCAGCCCTACCCGGCGGCGGAGATCGACGAGGTCAAGTACCTGCTGTTCGACGCCCGGGGACAGCTGGCGGCCCAGGGGGCCGCCCAGCGGGCGGGGGACCTGTGGAGGGTGGTCCTGCCCGCCGCCACCACGGCCCGGTTGGCCCCGGGCTCCAACCGCCTGGAGGTGGTGGTGGTCTCCAAGGTGGTGAGCATCCCCGCCTTCAGCAGCCTGAGCTTCACCACCCTGCCGTGA
- a CDS encoding ABC transporter permease produces the protein MRDALAEIRRIPAAVAGLAIIGLLVLLSVYAAVRLPLPEAVRLWQGGEDLWLDVPRNAWPAWTNWIPGTRRRAATIVVDSRRALRRQDDLGGGVRQMTADLAFAYPYQTPPPELSAFLEAEFSERAPHVALAWRFPDGRQIPLAELTVDRRRYAYRMSATPDLRQQLGGPPEAVLFADPARPGQARPGRYALEVSAFLFEPEARLDARLVVYGEVYGIAGTDHQRRDLTVALLWGTPVALAFGLLAAVGSTVSTLIIAAVGVWYGGWVDGLIQRITEVNLILPVLPILIMIGTLYSRSIWAILGAVILLGVFGAGIKTYRALFLQVKETPYIEAARAYGVRGLRMVFTYMIPRAIPVLIPQFVTLIPAFVFLEATLAVLGLGDPVLPTWGKVLEDAYRQGALYTGHYYWVLQPAALLMLSGLAFTMLGYALDRIFNPRLREM, from the coding sequence GTGAGGGACGCTCTGGCCGAGATCCGCCGCATCCCCGCGGCGGTGGCCGGCCTGGCCATCATCGGGCTGCTGGTGCTGCTGTCGGTGTACGCGGCGGTCCGGCTGCCTCTGCCCGAGGCGGTCCGCCTGTGGCAGGGCGGGGAGGACCTGTGGCTGGACGTCCCCCGCAACGCCTGGCCGGCGTGGACCAACTGGATTCCCGGGACGCGCCGGCGGGCGGCCACCATCGTGGTGGACAGCCGCCGGGCGTTGCGCCGCCAGGACGACCTGGGCGGCGGCGTCCGCCAAATGACCGCCGATCTGGCCTTCGCGTATCCCTACCAGACCCCGCCGCCGGAGCTGTCGGCATTCCTGGAGGCGGAGTTCAGCGAGCGCGCTCCCCACGTGGCCCTGGCCTGGCGGTTCCCCGACGGCCGGCAGATCCCCCTGGCGGAGCTCACCGTGGACCGCCGGCGGTACGCCTACCGCATGTCGGCCACCCCGGACCTGCGCCAGCAGCTGGGCGGTCCCCCGGAGGCGGTGCTCTTTGCCGACCCCGCCCGCCCGGGCCAGGCCCGGCCCGGGCGCTACGCGTTGGAGGTCAGCGCCTTCCTGTTCGAGCCGGAGGCGCGGCTGGACGCGCGGCTGGTGGTCTACGGGGAGGTCTACGGGATCGCCGGCACCGACCACCAGCGCCGCGACCTGACGGTGGCGCTGCTGTGGGGCACACCCGTCGCCCTGGCGTTCGGGCTGCTGGCGGCGGTGGGGTCCACGGTCAGCACCCTCATCATCGCCGCCGTCGGCGTGTGGTACGGGGGGTGGGTGGACGGGCTGATCCAGCGGATCACCGAGGTGAACCTGATCCTGCCGGTGCTGCCCATCCTCATCATGATCGGGACCCTGTACTCCCGCAGCATCTGGGCCATCCTGGGCGCGGTGATCCTGCTGGGGGTGTTCGGAGCGGGGATCAAGACCTACCGGGCCCTGTTCCTGCAGGTGAAGGAGACTCCCTACATTGAGGCCGCCCGCGCCTACGGGGTCCGGGGCCTGCGCATGGTGTTCACCTACATGATCCCCCGGGCCATCCCCGTGCTGATCCCCCAGTTCGTCACCCTGATTCCCGCGTTCGTCTTCCTGGAGGCGACCCTGGCGGTGCTGGGCCTGGGCGACCCGGTCCTGCCCACCTGGGGCAAGGTCCTGGAGGACGCCTACCGCCAGGGAGCCCTGTACACGGGCCACTACTACTGGGTCCTGCAGCCGGCGGCGCTGCTCATGCTCAGCGGCCTGGCGTTCACCATGCTGGGCTACGCCCTGGACCGCATCTTCAACCCGCGCCTGCGGGAGATGTGA